One Arachis hypogaea cultivar Tifrunner chromosome 18, arahy.Tifrunner.gnm2.J5K5, whole genome shotgun sequence genomic window, ttcaaggtaaactctgtattgtctcgtgtgggttatagatgtaatgtttactcactgagttgcaaaactcaccctattatattcccatatttttcagatacaggagttATTCCAGGTTCCATTCCACCTGCCCCTCAGTAGATCTTAGTCATTTTGGTGAGCCCTTCTTCTTTCCAAGGGCTAAGTAATTATGTAATGGAACCTTTGCTCAAAATCTAGATTATgtcaatgctccatatgtcacaggcaggatcctcgTGTGAGTTATGTTATTTTGAATCTTGAACTGTTTAGGTAGTGATTATGATTTGGTTATGTAAGACTTATGGTTTTAACTATATACTCTAGTTAtcaacttgatatatatatatatgatgcgtattttggatatatttggtTGTGGATATAATTTGgagtatgttgttgttgttgtcttggAAATGGAGGTTTATTATTAATACAGGGAGTTAATATTTATGTTGGTAAGGTCCTAGAAACAGAGGAGATTCTGTCCGTTTTTCTGAAAATTTGGTCGTTTGGCTTGCTGAGGGACTTGTCCCTTGAGCGCCAGTCATGGCTTGGTTCGGGTCgtgacaaagtggtatcagagccttaGGTTTTCctgtgtaatatggagcaagtgtcctTTAGTAAGATCACAATTGTGCAAATGGAAGCCGGCCCATTTTCACAAAGTGTGATGTTACTAGAGGCCTATAGGAAGTTTTCCTCAATCTTTTGGTCTCATAATTCTTTCTGTCTGTCCTATTGTCTTCGAACTCTATATACATATGTCGTTGGTGATTCAATCGCTCTACTTACTCGATAGGTGGAAGATGCCACCTAAGAAAAGACGTGGTGGAACTGTTGGTGCTCCTGATACTGCTGAATCCAATAGGGCAGTTTCTCCGCCACTTGGAGCGCTTCGACAAAGGCCAAGGAGCCAAAGGATAGCTGATAGGCGCAAAGGAGAGATACCCCGCGAGAGAGTTCAAGAGAACCCCGCAGTAAGAGAGGCTCAACCGGACTTAGCAGCTGAATTGAGGGGAATGAATCAAACTCTTAATGCGGTGTTACATGTTCTAACAAATCAAAATAGGGTGAAGCGAGACTTCCTAATGCGCCAAATCCTCAGCCTCATAGGGTTCATCAATTGTTTGGGGATCAAGAGCCGCCAATTGAAAAGTATTTGAAGTTGAATTCGTCCACTTTCAATGGagattcattggatgaagatccacAACAATATCTAGAGGATGCAAAGAAAGCTATTCGAGCTCTCAAGTGCACCAAAGAATGGGCTGTTGAGTTAGTATCCTACAACTTGCGTGGTTCAGCAAGATATTGGTATGAGTCTCTTCTTGAGAGCAAAGAAGTAGCTggacttcctcctccttcttggGAAGAGTTTACTGAAGAGTTTCTTGCTCGATTTTATCCAGCTAACAAGCAAGCAGAAGATGCAATTGCCTTTGAAAGATTAAGGCAAGAGAATATGACAGTGACTGAGTATGCTAAGGAGTTTACTAGACTTTCTAAGAGTGCTCCGTACTTGGTGAATTCAAAAGAGATGAAAGTTCGTCGTTTCGTTCGTGGATTGGCAGAACCTATGTTCACTACTCTTATGCCTGAAGTCGGACGTATGTCTTTTAAGGATGTCCTAAACTCTGCCTATGGAATTGAAGCTGGGATAGCGGAGAGAAATGCTTTTAAGGATGTTGGTAAGAAGCCCAAGATGAAGGGACAATTTTCTGGTGGATCTAGTTTAGGAGGATTTCAGTTTCATCATGGTCAAACTAATCAGCAAGGTTATTCGGGGTATCGAGCTCGTCCTCAAGCATCTTTTGGTGGGGTTGCTTCTTCTGGATCTGCTCCCATGAGTGTTTCGAATCCCAGATCTTTTGTTAAGAGCACCTCTCAATCTAGTGCACAGGATTCAAATCAGACAAGGCCAGCTCAGCCCTATTGTCTTCAGTGTGGAAGTTACCATTCCGGTATATGTTTCAAGGCTACTGGTGCATGTTTTGGTTGTGGTCAATCTGGTCATCTTAGGAAGGATTGTCCAAATCCTAGAGGAGGCTTTGCTCCAGGTATTGCACGTCCTACAATACCAATGCCATCATCTTCAGCTATGTCTATTGGAAATTCTTCTGGTCCTAGTGGCAGAGGAGCAGGTGGCAAAGGTCAGACCTATAACAGAGGAGGGAGCCAAAGAGGAAGAGGTCAGGCACGTGTGCATGCCTTAACACGTCAAGATGCTCAAGCTTCTCATGCTGTGGTGGCAGGTACTTTACAAGTTTGTTCTTTAGATGCTCGAGTGTTATTTGATACGGGTTCTCATTATTCATATGTATCTCCACATCTTGCATCTCGTTTCGATAAACAACCTGAACTGTTATCCCACCCATTTCATGTTGGCACTCCGCTTGGAGTCTCCACGATGGTTCGAGTCGTATTTCGGTCTTGTGTTGTTAGAATTAATACCGTTGAAACCTTAGCTGATTTGATCTTTTTAGAACCAATGGAAGATATTGATGTCATCTTAGGCATGGATTGGTTAGCAGCTTGTCATGCTGATGTGGGCTGTTACTCCAAAACTGTGAAGTTTGACATACCGGGTATCTCACCTTTTGTTTTTAAGGGTGATGACTGTCCCACTTTAGCTAGCATCATCTCATCTATGAGTGCTATGCAATTGATGGATAAGGAAAACCAAGGATTTCTGGCAGTTGTTAGAGATGTTGATGCCGAAGTGCCTAGTCTTGATCAGGTTCCTATTGTTAGAGAATTCCCTGACGTGTTCCCTGATGAGCTACCGGGGATGCCGCCTGACCGTGAAGTTGAGTTTTCCATAGAATTGGCTCCGGGAGTCCAACCTGTGTCCATTCCTCCCTATCGTATGGCTCCAACTGAGTTAcgagaattaaaattttaattggaaGATATGCTAGAGAAAGGATTCATTCGTCCTAGCACTTCTCCGTGGGGAGCTCCTGTTCTAttcgtaaagaagaaggatggaacgATGCGACTATGTGTGGATTATCGTCAGCTCAATAAGATAACTGTTCGCAACAAGTATCCATTGCCCAGGATTGAtgatttgtttgatcaacttcAAGGAGCTACCTGTTTCTCAAAAATCGACCTTCGTTCAGGGTACCATCAATTGAAGATAAAAGAGGAAGACATTCCAAAAACTGCTTTTCGTACTCGCTATGGGCACTATGAGTTCTTAGTAATGTCCTTTGGTCTGACGAATGCGCCTGCAGCTTTCATGGACTTAATGAATCGAGTCTTCAAACCTTTCTTAGATCGCTTTGTTATCGTCTTCATCGATGATATCTTGGTGTATTCGAAAAGTGCTACGGAACATGAGTATCATTTGAGGATTGTGTTACAAACCTTAAGGGATCACAAGCTCTATGCTAAGTTTTCTAAATGTGAGTTTTGGCTTGATCAAGTGACATTCTTGGGGCATGTggtatcaaaagatggaatcatGGTGGATCCAAAGAAGGTTGAAGCCGTTCAGAAGTGGCCAATAGGGCTTTTTCGGACGAAAATTTCAAACGAAATTTATTCCGTCTGAATGATTTTTTCATTTCAGACAAATTTGAGACAAATATTGAACAACTTTTAGTGGAGGCATTGGAATAATATATTTTGTCctaaatttgtctaaattttgtcCCAAATTTTGGCGCCAATTTTTTTTGGATGGCGCCAAAATTTTCATACAGATTAGCAACACATTTCGGACAAAAGCTATAATTCGTCTGTATTCCATCTGAATAA contains:
- the LOC140181683 gene encoding uncharacterized protein, whose protein sequence is MTVTEYAKEFTRLSKSAPYLVNSKEMKVRRFVRGLAEPMFTTLMPEVGRMSFKDVLNSAYGIEAGIAERNAFKDVGKKPKMKGQFSGGSSLGGFQFHHGQTNQQGYSGYRARPQASFGGVASSGSAPMSVSNPRSFVKSTSQSSAQDSNQTRPAQPYCLQCGSYHSGICFKATGACFGCGQSGHLRKDCPNPRGGFAPGIARPTIPMPSSSAMSIGNSSGPSGRGAGGKGQTYNRGGSQRGRGQARVHALTRQDAQASHAVVAGTLQVCSLDARVLFDTGSHYSYVSPHLASRFDKQPELLSHPFHVGTPLGVSTMVRVVFRSCVVRINTVETLADLIFLEPMEDIDVILGMDWLAACHADVGCYSKTVKFDIPGISPFVFKGDDCPTLASIISSMSAMQLMDKENQGFLAVVRDVDAEVPSLDQVPIVREFPDVFPDELPGMPPDREVEFSIELAPGVQPVSIPPYRMAPTELRELKF